The Chryseobacterium suipulveris genome window below encodes:
- a CDS encoding GLPGLI family protein translates to MKKFFAFILLASFLSINAQQSANRFFYELTFKPKKDSARVDKVMSVLDITKDKSLFRDYTAIAQDSLLKAKVEEMQRTKVFQDLSKEVKMPKFSFKVTKKYPEMQIEYSEGILNGMTPVQLSYKETPKFDWKMVPGKEKIGEYQTQKATTEFGGRKWTAWFSTDIPLQDGPYKFYGLPGLIVKVEDADKNYSWELKGNKKIENFDELTYMEKMRPGGAGSVVEVSREKFEKTFNDYKQDPFSSIKTQMTPEMMSQTIPGAGKTIGEMVKEQEKMLKTFYGSNDNPVELPTSAKAKK, encoded by the coding sequence ATGAAAAAGTTTTTTGCATTTATACTCCTCGCTTCTTTCTTAAGCATTAATGCACAACAATCTGCCAACAGATTCTTTTACGAACTTACCTTTAAACCAAAGAAAGATTCGGCACGTGTAGATAAAGTGATGTCGGTTTTGGATATCACCAAAGACAAATCGCTGTTTCGTGATTACACCGCAATTGCTCAAGATTCTTTATTAAAGGCCAAAGTTGAAGAAATGCAGCGGACCAAAGTTTTCCAGGATCTTTCCAAGGAAGTGAAAATGCCGAAATTCTCATTTAAAGTGACCAAGAAATATCCGGAAATGCAGATCGAGTATTCGGAAGGGATCTTAAACGGGATGACTCCGGTGCAGCTTTCGTACAAGGAAACTCCGAAATTCGACTGGAAGATGGTGCCCGGAAAAGAAAAAATCGGGGAATACCAAACCCAAAAAGCGACAACCGAATTCGGTGGTAGAAAATGGACAGCATGGTTCAGTACCGATATTCCTTTGCAGGACGGACCTTACAAGTTCTACGGTTTGCCTGGACTGATCGTGAAAGTGGAAGATGCTGACAAAAATTATTCATGGGAGCTGAAAGGCAACAAGAAGATCGAGAATTTCGATGAATTGACTTACATGGAAAAAATGAGACCGGGAGGAGCAGGAAGCGTGGTAGAGGTTTCTCGCGAGAAATTCGAGAAAACATTCAACGATTATAAACAGGATCCATTCTCCTCGATCAAAACACAAATGACGCCGGAAATGATGTCGCAAACAATTCCCGGTGCCGGAAAAACAATCGGTGAAATGGTGAAAGAACAGGAGAAAATGTTGAAGACTTTCTACGGTTCCAACGACAATCCGGTAGAATTGCCAACTTCCGCAAAAGCCAAAAAGTAG